TTAAGTCATACATAATACATAGTTATGGAGAGGATTGATAAATATGGCTAAAAGCTTTACAGAAGTTGAAAAAAACAATATAAGAGAAAGATTAATTTTAGAATGTGAAAACCACTGGTCTAAATATGGATATAAAAAAACTAATATTGACGAACTTTGTTCAAAAGCAGGAATTGCAAAAGGCTCATTTTACACATTTTTTGATTCAAAAGAAAAGTTATTTTTTGAAGCATTAAATGGAATTCAAAATAGACTTATATCATCACTATACGAAATCTTGAATAGTATGCCTGCAAAAGAAGGATTTGTAGCATCTTTAAAGATGTTATATCGCTTATATGATAAAAATCCATTTTTATACACTCCTAGAGACCCTGATTCTATTGCTTTTTTAAACAAATTACCTAAAGAGATGGTTTCAAAGCTTGAACATGACAATATACAAAGCTTCTATGATTTAATTGAAAAATATGACTTTAAGCTAAAAATAGAGAAAGAAAAAGCCTATGGTGTTTGTAATGCTCTATTATCAAGCCTACTGTTAAAAGAAGATATTGGATATAACTATTTTGAAGTATTTGACTTCATGATAGAAAATCTGGTAGACGATATATTTGAATAATATGATGTGCTAATTTTGCTAGATTATATAATCAAAATAAATGGTTATGTAGGATAAGTAACTAAAAAATAAGCTAAATAAATTAAATAAACAAATAAAGTGAATTACACAGCCAAAATAATAAATTTTGTTTTTCTGTTAAAATTCCTTTAAAACTCTTTTAGGAGGTCTCTATGATTGAATTAATACAAAAACTAAACGATGCTATATATAAAATAAATGAAAAATTAAACATACATACAAAACTTGTGGACCCTAGTAGCGAGCTTATGCCTTTCTACTCTATTCTATCTATAATATTTTCTATATTTTTGATAGTATTAGGAATTAA
This sequence is a window from Clostridioides difficile. Protein-coding genes within it:
- a CDS encoding TetR/AcrR family transcriptional regulator, whose protein sequence is MAKSFTEVEKNNIRERLILECENHWSKYGYKKTNIDELCSKAGIAKGSFYTFFDSKEKLFFEALNGIQNRLISSLYEILNSMPAKEGFVASLKMLYRLYDKNPFLYTPRDPDSIAFLNKLPKEMVSKLEHDNIQSFYDLIEKYDFKLKIEKEKAYGVCNALLSSLLLKEDIGYNYFEVFDFMIENLVDDIFE